Proteins encoded within one genomic window of Betaproteobacteria bacterium:
- a CDS encoding thermonuclease family protein, with product MRWILVLLLFTSAAHAETLSGRVLSVENGDSITVEGARKKQHKVRLSGIDAPEKVQPFGKQSEQHLSRLVYGKPVTVGYKKYDRYGRIVGKVMVAAPDACPAVQLECPKTLDVGLAQIAVGLAWHRKQHAEEQTPEERERYGFAEWDARARRAGLWADPKPMPPWEWRRAKRQER from the coding sequence ATGCGTTGGATCCTCGTCCTCTTGCTGTTCACGTCGGCCGCCCACGCTGAAACCTTGAGCGGCCGCGTTCTTTCTGTCGAAAACGGCGACTCGATTACCGTCGAGGGCGCCAGAAAGAAACAGCACAAGGTTCGACTCTCCGGGATCGATGCGCCCGAGAAGGTGCAACCGTTCGGTAAACAATCGGAGCAACATCTTTCCCGCCTGGTCTACGGTAAGCCTGTCACGGTGGGCTACAAGAAGTACGATCGTTACGGACGCATCGTTGGCAAAGTGATGGTTGCGGCGCCGGACGCCTGTCCCGCTGTACAACTGGAATGCCCGAAGACACTGGACGTCGGACTGGCTCAAATCGCTGTGGGTCTGGCGTGGCATCGCAAGCAGCATGCTGAAGAGCAGACGCCCGAGGAGCGCGAGCGGTATGGGTTCGCCGAATGGGATGCGCGGGCGAGACGTGCCGGACTGTGGGCTGACCCCAAGCCGATGCCGCCGTGGGAGTGGAGACGAGCAAAACGGCAGGAGCGTTGA
- a CDS encoding MFS transporter gives MENKNQFRLLFERRFGPFFLTQLLGAFNDNLYKNSLVILVAYHAATYSSLDPNLLTNAAAGIFILPFLLFSASAGQVADKFEKSAIIRIIKAIEIGIMVIAGAGLLLRSLPLLFSALFLLGLHSTFFGPVKYAILPQALTPAELIGGNGLVEMGTFVAILAGTLVAGVLVALDGGTAWVSALILVIGVLGFLASLAIPKAPAAAASLAFDWNPLRETWSNLKFARQNRTVFLSLLGISWFWFYGAVFLSQFPNYSKVVLGGDEHVVTLLLALFSVGVAAGSLLCERLSGHKVEIGLVPFGSIGLSVFAVDLFFATPGSVARADVGAWQFLMQPDAWRIALDLFLIGMFGGFYIVPLYALIQTRCPPSHRSRVIAANNILNALFMVVAAGLAVVTLNAGMTIPQLLLLTGSLNVAVAVYIYALVPEFLLRFIDWMLVHSIYRLKTSGVEHIPEEGPALLVCNHQSLADALVVTAACRRPIRFVMYYAIFNVPVLRFIFRSMKAIPIAGAKEAPEVLDRAYDEIAAALEDGQLVCIFPEGQLTRDGQTGPFRPGVTRILERTPVPVVPMALSGLWRSIFSRNRDKWKVATLFPAVSLSVGPALSPATATPEALHAVVRHLAATDSATRRMT, from the coding sequence ATGGAAAACAAAAACCAGTTTCGACTTCTTTTCGAACGCCGTTTCGGGCCTTTCTTCCTGACCCAGCTCCTAGGCGCGTTCAACGACAATCTCTACAAGAATTCGCTGGTCATTCTGGTGGCGTATCACGCCGCGACGTATTCCAGCCTCGATCCGAATCTGCTGACCAACGCCGCGGCCGGCATTTTCATCCTTCCCTTCCTGCTGTTCTCCGCGAGCGCCGGCCAAGTTGCCGACAAGTTCGAGAAATCCGCGATCATCCGGATCATCAAGGCGATCGAAATTGGAATCATGGTGATCGCCGGCGCGGGACTGCTGCTGCGGAGTCTGCCGCTGCTATTTTCCGCGCTGTTTCTGCTGGGGCTGCATTCCACTTTTTTCGGTCCGGTGAAGTACGCAATCCTGCCGCAGGCGCTGACCCCCGCGGAACTGATCGGCGGCAACGGCCTCGTGGAGATGGGGACCTTTGTCGCGATACTTGCCGGCACGCTGGTCGCCGGCGTACTGGTCGCTCTCGACGGTGGCACTGCCTGGGTCAGCGCATTGATCCTGGTCATCGGCGTACTGGGTTTTCTTGCGAGCCTTGCAATTCCCAAGGCGCCGGCGGCCGCCGCGTCGCTTGCCTTCGACTGGAATCCGTTGCGCGAGACCTGGTCGAACCTGAAATTCGCAAGGCAAAACCGTACGGTGTTCCTGTCGCTGCTGGGCATCTCCTGGTTCTGGTTCTATGGCGCGGTGTTTTTGTCGCAGTTTCCGAATTACAGCAAGGTCGTGCTCGGCGGCGACGAGCATGTGGTCACGTTGTTGCTGGCGCTGTTCTCTGTCGGCGTTGCAGCGGGATCGCTGCTGTGCGAGCGCTTGTCTGGACACAAGGTGGAAATCGGGTTGGTTCCGTTCGGATCGATCGGCCTGAGCGTCTTCGCCGTGGACTTGTTCTTCGCCACGCCGGGCAGTGTTGCGCGCGCAGACGTCGGCGCATGGCAATTCCTGATGCAGCCCGATGCGTGGCGGATTGCGCTGGATCTGTTCCTGATCGGCATGTTCGGCGGCTTCTACATTGTGCCGCTGTATGCGCTGATCCAGACGCGTTGCCCGCCCAGCCATCGCTCGCGGGTGATTGCCGCAAACAATATTCTGAACGCGCTATTCATGGTGGTCGCGGCCGGCCTCGCGGTAGTGACCCTGAATGCCGGTATGACGATCCCGCAATTGCTGCTGCTGACCGGATCGCTCAACGTGGCGGTGGCAGTCTACATTTACGCACTGGTGCCGGAATTTCTGTTGCGCTTCATCGACTGGATGCTGGTGCACTCGATCTACCGGCTGAAGACTTCCGGCGTTGAACACATTCCCGAAGAAGGGCCGGCACTTCTGGTATGCAATCACCAGAGCCTCGCCGACGCGCTCGTCGTCACCGCGGCATGCCGGCGGCCGATTCGCTTCGTCATGTATTACGCCATCTTCAACGTTCCAGTGCTCCGATTCATTTTTCGTTCGATGAAGGCAATTCCGATCGCCGGCGCGAAAGAAGCGCCGGAAGTGCTGGACCGGGCCTACGACGAGATTGCCGCGGCACTGGAAGATGGACAACTGGTTTGTATTTTTCCGGAAGGGCAGTTGACTCGCGATGGTCAGACCGGTCCTTTCCGTCCGGGCGTGACGCGAATCCTCGAGCGCACGCCGGTGCCGGTGGTCCCGATGGCGTTGTCGGGGCTGTGGCGCAGCATTTTCTCGCGCAATCGCGACAAGTGGAAAGTCGCGACGCTGTTTCCCGCTGTTTCCCTGAGCGTTGGACCGGCGCTCAGTCCCGCGACGGCGACTCCGGAAGCGCTTCATGCCGTTGTGCGCCACCTGGCTGCAACCGATAGTGCCACAAGAAGAATGACCTGA
- a CDS encoding HlyD family type I secretion periplasmic adaptor subunit produces the protein MAKSIHSTEAGALDFAPAILRAQHENPPPLSRIVLYIALFAVMLAWACFGRLDIIAVAQGKLIPSSYVKILQPADSGVLREILVGDGQEVKAGQVLLRMDTEVTDADRATVETDLMLRRLQLRRIESELAGVPFTARPGDRVDLIQQVTAQSLANRRAYESQLDSEQAALAKAAQDLNGALEMESRLQQIVPIYLETEAAHQNLAKDGFISRLAMLDKRRERIEKEQELKAQTHQVASLRASIEQSRKRLAQITSSYRQQLQNERSEANGQRLRLEQESGKQAYRRELLELKAPQDGIVKDLATHTSGTVVSPGTILLTLVPRNDPVKAEVWVTNEDAGWVEVNQPVKIKLAAFPFNKYGMINGHVETISPDAAELPDTRERDRKDTREHVMPPSGFRTLVALDSPYLERDGKQFRVSAGMLVSAEVNLGSRTVMEYLLSPVQKVAHEAGREM, from the coding sequence ATGGCGAAGAGCATCCATTCCACCGAGGCCGGTGCACTAGATTTCGCGCCCGCGATCCTGCGCGCTCAGCATGAGAACCCGCCACCGCTGTCGCGCATCGTTCTCTATATCGCGCTCTTCGCGGTGATGCTGGCGTGGGCCTGCTTCGGGCGGCTGGACATCATCGCGGTCGCACAGGGCAAGCTCATTCCCAGCAGTTACGTGAAGATCCTGCAGCCGGCCGACTCCGGCGTGCTGCGGGAAATCCTCGTCGGGGACGGGCAGGAAGTCAAAGCGGGCCAGGTGCTGCTGCGCATGGACACGGAAGTCACCGACGCCGATCGGGCCACCGTGGAAACGGATCTGATGCTCCGGCGCCTGCAACTGCGCCGGATTGAATCTGAACTGGCCGGCGTCCCCTTCACCGCGAGACCCGGGGATCGGGTGGATCTCATTCAGCAGGTTACGGCGCAGTCGCTGGCCAACCGCAGGGCGTACGAGAGCCAGCTCGACAGCGAGCAAGCGGCCCTGGCGAAAGCTGCGCAAGACCTGAATGGCGCACTGGAGATGGAATCCCGGCTCCAGCAGATCGTACCCATCTATCTGGAAACGGAGGCCGCGCATCAGAACCTCGCCAAGGATGGCTTCATCTCCCGGCTGGCGATGCTGGACAAGAGGCGCGAGCGCATCGAGAAAGAGCAGGAACTTAAAGCCCAGACCCACCAGGTCGCCAGCCTGCGCGCCAGCATCGAACAATCGCGCAAGCGGCTCGCGCAAATTACCTCGAGCTACCGGCAACAACTCCAGAATGAACGCAGCGAGGCGAACGGGCAACGCTTAAGGCTGGAGCAGGAATCCGGCAAGCAGGCTTACCGCCGCGAGTTGCTGGAACTCAAAGCCCCGCAGGACGGCATCGTGAAGGATCTCGCCACGCATACGTCGGGTACCGTGGTCTCGCCCGGCACCATTCTCCTGACCCTGGTGCCGCGCAACGATCCGGTCAAGGCGGAAGTCTGGGTCACCAACGAAGATGCCGGATGGGTGGAAGTCAATCAGCCGGTCAAGATCAAGCTCGCCGCGTTCCCGTTCAACAAGTACGGCATGATCAACGGCCACGTCGAAACCATCAGCCCCGATGCGGCGGAACTGCCCGACACGCGCGAGCGCGACCGCAAGGACACCCGCGAACATGTCATGCCGCCCTCCGGGTTCCGCACGCTGGTGGCGCTGGATTCGCCTTATCTCGAGCGCGACGGCAAACAATTCCGGGTCTCCGCCGGCATGCTTGTATCGGCCGAGGTCAATCTCGGCAGCCGCACGGTGATGGAGTATCTGTTGTCACCCGTGCAAAAAGTCGCACACGAAGCCGGGCGGGAGATGTAG
- a CDS encoding VWA domain-containing protein — translation MKAASTLGILGAFLFVVACGPQVNHNQAVYVLIDTSGTYVREMNKAQAVMNYLLGTINPGDALAVGRVKSRSFSEKEIIAKVSLGKDPLAANAQKRAFSEQFASFTKAEQQAKGSRYTDITGGIIQAAEYLNETQAGRKTIVIFSDMQEELDYKTVRDIPIKLDGIRVVALNVTKLNTDNVDPRRYLDRLEWWEKRTRTAGASDWKVVNDMEHLDRIFKKNG, via the coding sequence ATGAAAGCGGCATCGACGCTTGGAATACTCGGGGCATTCCTGTTTGTCGTCGCCTGCGGACCGCAGGTCAACCACAACCAGGCGGTGTATGTGCTGATCGACACCTCCGGCACTTACGTCAGGGAAATGAACAAAGCACAAGCAGTGATGAATTACCTGCTGGGCACGATCAACCCCGGCGATGCGCTGGCGGTCGGACGGGTGAAGAGCCGCAGCTTCAGCGAAAAGGAAATCATCGCCAAGGTCAGCCTGGGCAAGGACCCGCTCGCCGCAAATGCCCAGAAGCGCGCATTCAGCGAGCAGTTCGCCAGCTTCACCAAGGCCGAACAACAAGCAAAGGGAAGCCGCTACACCGACATCACCGGCGGCATCATCCAGGCAGCGGAGTATTTGAACGAGACCCAGGCTGGGCGCAAGACCATCGTCATCTTCTCCGACATGCAGGAAGAACTCGATTACAAGACGGTGCGGGATATCCCGATCAAGCTCGATGGCATCCGCGTTGTTGCGCTGAATGTCACCAAGCTCAACACCGACAACGTCGATCCGCGCCGCTACCTTGACCGGCTGGAGTGGTGGGAGAAGCGTACCCGTACCGCCGGCGCGTCGGACTGGAAGGTGGTGAACGACATGGAGCACCTGGACCGCATTTTCAAGAAAAACGGTTGA